Proteins from one Mycteria americana isolate JAX WOST 10 ecotype Jacksonville Zoo and Gardens chromosome 1, USCA_MyAme_1.0, whole genome shotgun sequence genomic window:
- the UBE2N gene encoding ubiquitin-conjugating enzyme E2 N — protein sequence MAGLPRRIIKETQRLLAEPVPGIKAEPDESNARYFHVVIAGPQDSPFEGGTFKLELFLPEEYPMAAPKVRFMTKIYHPNVDKLGRICLDILKDKWSPALQIRTVLLSIQALLSAPNPDDPLANDVAEQWKTNEAQAIETARAWTRLYAMNNI from the exons ATGGCCGGGCTGCCCCGCAGGATCATCAAG gAAACCCAGCGCTTGCTGGCAGAGCCAGTCCCTGGGATAAAAGCGGAGCCAGATGAAAGCAACGCACGTTATTTTCACGTGGTCATTGCAGGTCCACAGGATTCCCCCTTTGAGGGTGGGACATTTAAACTTGAACTATTCCTTCCAGAAGAATATCCAATGGCAGCTCCAAAAGTACGTTTCATGACCAAAATTTATCATCCTAATGTAGACAAGCTGGGAAGAATATGTTTAGATATTTTGAAAG ATAAATGGTCCCCAGCTTTGCAGATTCGTACAGTTCTGCTATCAATCCAGGCTTTGTTAAGCGCTCCCAATCCAGATGATCCATTAGCAAATGATGTAGCTGAGCAATGGAAGACCAATGAAGCCCAAGCCATAGAAACAG ccAGAGCATGGACTAGGCTATATGCcatgaataatatttaa